In Scytonema millei VB511283, a single window of DNA contains:
- the gyrA gene encoding DNA topoisomerase (ATP-hydrolyzing) subunit A — translation MTIIPTDLRNEMSRSYLEYAMSVIVGRALPDARDGLKPVHRRILYAMHELGLTADRPFRKCARVVGEVLGKYHPHGDTAVYDALVRMAQDFSMRSPLIAGHGNFGSVDNDPPAAMRYTECRLQALTENALLQDIEAETVDFIDNFDGSQQEPIVLPARIPQLLLNGSSGIAVGMATNIPPHNLGELIDGVVALIHNPEISDRQLMQYIPGPDFPTGGKILGTSGIHEAFTTGRGSITMRGVAEIETVEQRGRPEREAIIITQLPYQTNKAALIEKIAELVNDKRIEGIADIRDESDRDGMRVVIELKRDAYPRVVLNNLYKQTPLQANFGANMLALVNNEPQLLTLKQFLHVFLEFRVESITRRTRYELRKAEERDHILQGLLIALLNLDEIIAAIRSAADTTTAKQQLIDTHGLSEAQADAILQMQLRRLTALEAEKIRQEHEDLQVQIADLQDILARRERILEIIETEITQIKQAHATPRRTEIEPAEGEFDAIDLIANEKAVILLTEQGYIKRMPLDTFEAQSRATRGKSGTRMKEDDGVDHFLTCCDHDSVLFFSDRGVVYSLKAYQIPVGSRTSRGVPIVQMLPIPKEERITSIVPVSEFSSDEYLVMLTKGGYIKKTELAAFTNIRANGLIAISLEEGDQLRWVRRARVEDSIIIGSRFGMAIHFRTSHEQLRPLGRATRGVKAMKLKEGDELIGMDIIASAVLAASHMEEADPAEAEVEETEIVETETEENGEIANAGEGPWVLIVTMAGYGKRVPVSQFKLYNRATKGKIATKFKQNRKFKDKLAALMVVNAGDELMLITTRGIIIRQSTDAIPRQSRSATGVRVQRLDEDDAIAAVALVPSDVSDEAAAC, via the coding sequence ATGACCATCATTCCAACCGATCTGCGGAACGAAATGTCGCGGTCTTACCTGGAATACGCCATGAGCGTAATTGTAGGTAGGGCGCTACCAGATGCCAGGGATGGTCTGAAACCCGTGCATCGCCGAATTCTTTACGCCATGCATGAGTTGGGATTAACGGCAGACCGTCCGTTCCGTAAATGCGCCCGTGTTGTGGGGGAGGTACTAGGTAAATATCATCCCCACGGCGATACGGCTGTGTATGATGCCTTGGTACGGATGGCGCAGGATTTCTCCATGCGATCGCCCCTGATTGCAGGGCATGGTAACTTTGGCTCGGTGGATAACGATCCCCCAGCGGCAATGCGTTACACCGAATGTCGCTTGCAGGCATTAACTGAAAATGCTTTGTTGCAGGACATTGAAGCCGAAACTGTAGACTTTATCGACAACTTCGACGGTTCCCAGCAGGAACCGATTGTTTTACCTGCGAGAATTCCCCAACTGTTGCTCAACGGGTCTTCGGGAATTGCCGTGGGGATGGCGACAAACATTCCGCCGCATAACTTAGGCGAGTTGATCGACGGTGTAGTGGCGCTGATCCACAATCCAGAAATTAGCGATCGCCAGTTGATGCAATATATCCCTGGTCCCGACTTCCCTACGGGGGGAAAAATCTTGGGAACGTCGGGGATTCACGAAGCGTTTACCACCGGTCGCGGTTCGATTACGATGCGCGGCGTGGCGGAGATCGAAACGGTCGAACAACGAGGACGACCGGAACGAGAAGCAATTATTATTACTCAACTGCCTTACCAAACTAACAAAGCAGCCTTAATTGAAAAAATTGCCGAACTCGTTAACGACAAGCGAATTGAAGGCATTGCCGATATTCGGGATGAAAGCGATCGCGATGGCATGAGAGTTGTGATCGAACTCAAGCGCGATGCCTATCCCCGTGTCGTCCTCAACAACCTTTACAAGCAAACTCCGCTTCAAGCTAACTTTGGCGCGAATATGCTGGCGTTGGTCAACAACGAACCCCAGCTATTGACTTTAAAACAGTTTCTTCACGTCTTCTTAGAGTTCCGCGTCGAGTCGATTACCCGCCGCACCCGCTACGAACTGAGGAAAGCTGAAGAACGGGATCATATCCTGCAAGGGTTACTGATTGCCTTACTCAACCTAGACGAGATCATTGCTGCAATCCGCAGTGCTGCCGATACAACTACGGCAAAACAGCAATTAATCGATACTCATGGACTATCGGAAGCCCAAGCCGATGCAATTTTACAAATGCAGTTGCGGCGACTGACAGCACTAGAAGCAGAGAAAATTCGTCAAGAACACGAAGATTTACAAGTCCAGATTGCCGATTTACAAGATATCTTGGCACGACGGGAACGGATTTTAGAAATCATCGAAACTGAAATCACCCAAATCAAACAAGCCCACGCCACCCCTCGCCGCACGGAAATCGAACCTGCTGAAGGGGAATTCGATGCGATTGACTTAATCGCCAACGAGAAAGCAGTAATTCTGTTGACGGAACAAGGCTACATCAAGCGGATGCCCTTAGATACCTTTGAAGCTCAAAGTCGAGCCACGCGGGGTAAATCGGGGACGCGAATGAAAGAGGATGATGGTGTCGATCACTTCCTTACCTGCTGCGACCACGACAGCGTTTTATTCTTCAGCGATCGCGGTGTCGTCTACTCGCTCAAAGCCTATCAAATTCCCGTGGGATCGCGTACCAGTCGGGGTGTACCGATCGTGCAAATGCTACCGATCCCCAAAGAAGAAAGGATTACTTCCATCGTTCCAGTCAGCGAATTTAGCAGCGATGAATATCTGGTGATGCTAACTAAAGGCGGTTACATCAAGAAAACCGAACTCGCAGCTTTCACCAATATTCGGGCAAACGGACTGATTGCAATCTCCTTAGAAGAGGGCGATCAATTGCGTTGGGTGCGTAGGGCGCGAGTCGAAGATAGTATTATCATCGGTTCTCGCTTCGGCATGGCAATTCACTTTAGAACCAGCCACGAACAATTGCGTCCTTTGGGTAGAGCCACTCGTGGCGTAAAAGCCATGAAACTGAAGGAGGGAGACGAACTAATCGGCATGGATATCATTGCCAGTGCCGTACTCGCTGCTTCGCACATGGAAGAAGCCGATCCCGCTGAAGCCGAAGTCGAAGAAACCGAAATCGTCGAAACCGAAACCGAGGAAAATGGCGAAATAGCGAATGCTGGCGAGGGTCCTTGGGTTTTAATCGTGACAATGGCAGGCTATGGCAAGCGCGTTCCCGTCTCCCAATTCAAGTTGTACAATCGCGCCACCAAAGGCAAGATTGCAACGAAATTCAAGCAAAATCGCAAATTTAAAGACAAACTAGCAGCCTTGATGGTGGTGAATGCAGGCGATGAATTGATGTTAATCACGACTCGCGGCATTATCATTCGTCAATCCACCGATGCGATCCCCCGTCAATCTCGCAGTGCGACAGGCGTAAGAGTACAACGCTTGGACGAAGACGATGCGATCGCGGCTGTAGCTCTAGTTCCATCTGATGTCAGTGATGAAGCGGCTGCGTGTTAA
- a CDS encoding histone deacetylase family protein, whose protein sequence is MLAVIYSDEFLEHKTGRFHPEKPERISAIASALQDTSFAHQLEWRSPVTDSQRAIAWLKKVHSPHHIQSVRELATQGGGYLDLDTPVSPRSYDVALLAVNAWLDGIDYTLATNNPAFVLSRPPGHHAESDRGMGFCLFSNAAIAAHYALEQPNINRVAILDWDVHHGNGTQAIVEHHPQIAFCSLHQSPCYPGTGAAAETGAYNNVLNLPLPPGSTIADYQPVFETQVMPFLTQFQPDLLIVSAGYDANAADPLAEMYLQPQDYGLFTEFCLKITHRIVFGLEGGYDLPALSQSVVATIERCVF, encoded by the coding sequence ATGCTGGCTGTCATCTATTCTGACGAGTTTCTCGAACACAAAACGGGACGATTTCACCCAGAAAAACCAGAACGCATCAGCGCGATCGCATCTGCTTTACAAGATACAAGTTTTGCTCACCAATTAGAATGGCGATCGCCTGTTACAGATTCTCAAAGGGCGATCGCGTGGTTGAAAAAAGTCCATTCACCCCATCACATCCAATCTGTTCGAGAACTCGCCACTCAAGGCGGTGGCTATTTAGATCTCGATACTCCTGTATCTCCCCGCAGCTACGATGTAGCGCTACTAGCAGTCAATGCTTGGTTGGACGGGATCGATTACACGTTGGCGACAAATAACCCTGCTTTTGTCCTCTCTCGTCCGCCTGGACATCATGCCGAAAGCGATCGCGGCATGGGATTTTGTTTATTTTCTAATGCGGCGATCGCTGCCCATTATGCCTTAGAACAGCCCAACATCAACCGCGTGGCAATTTTGGACTGGGACGTACACCACGGTAACGGAACTCAGGCGATCGTCGAGCATCACCCCCAAATTGCTTTTTGTTCCTTACATCAGTCTCCCTGCTATCCTGGCACTGGTGCAGCCGCCGAAACAGGCGCGTACAACAACGTCCTCAACCTACCCCTTCCCCCAGGTAGCACGATTGCTGACTACCAACCAGTGTTTGAAACTCAAGTGATGCCATTTTTAACTCAGTTTCAACCCGATCTGCTGATTGTCAGCGCTGGATACGACGCTAATGCCGCCGATCCTCTAGCAGAAATGTACCTGCAACCGCAAGATTACGGATTATTTACGGAATTTTGTCTGAAGATTACTCACCGGATTGTCTTCGGTCTAGAAGGAGGTTACGATCTCCCTGCCCTGTCTCAATCTGTAGTAGCTACAATCGAACGGTGTGTTTTTTAG
- a CDS encoding helix-turn-helix domain-containing protein: MQGLEIPLAQTVQLNTDLYPPIYSSQAYGWKNILVEEFRYPPGQETYQNLTSHTLCVSLNRRPSRLSLTLGDRRHSGLFSQGDISITPAEAVLICQGNDEDRILRIQLASQFFQQVAQDTLKLDPDRVELLPEFRARNPQIEQISMMLLAELTTGGLAGTLYVESLTNVLAVHLLRNYVAVERNLALYDGGLSDRQLLKVADYINAHLADDIALSDLAQLLGMSPFHFSRLFKRSIQVTPHQYVLQQRVEQAKQLLKQTELSIMDIALLCGFSSHSHLGKWFRQQTGVTPKMYRINFR; the protein is encoded by the coding sequence ATGCAAGGTTTAGAGATACCACTGGCGCAGACGGTTCAGCTTAACACCGATCTATATCCGCCAATCTATTCCAGTCAAGCGTATGGTTGGAAAAATATTTTGGTTGAGGAATTTCGATATCCTCCAGGGCAAGAAACCTATCAAAATTTAACTAGTCATACCCTTTGTGTATCTTTAAATCGTCGTCCGTCCCGTCTGTCACTAACACTTGGAGATCGTCGTCATAGCGGTCTTTTCAGCCAAGGCGATATTTCTATTACGCCTGCTGAAGCCGTGCTAATCTGTCAGGGAAATGACGAAGACAGAATTTTAAGAATTCAGCTAGCGTCTCAGTTTTTCCAACAGGTTGCCCAAGATACACTTAAGCTCGATCCCGATCGCGTTGAGCTATTGCCTGAGTTCCGCGCTCGAAATCCTCAGATCGAACAAATTAGCATGATGTTGCTTGCCGAACTTACAACTGGGGGACTGGCAGGAACACTTTATGTTGAGTCGCTGACAAATGTATTAGCCGTGCATTTACTCAGAAATTACGTGGCTGTCGAGCGTAATCTAGCTCTATATGATGGGGGATTGAGCGATCGCCAACTGCTAAAAGTCGCGGACTACATTAATGCTCATTTGGCTGACGATATTGCCTTATCGGATTTAGCTCAATTACTCGGTATGAGTCCATTTCATTTCAGCCGCCTCTTCAAGCGATCGATACAAGTTACCCCTCACCAATACGTGCTTCAGCAACGGGTGGAACAAGCAAAGCAGTTACTCAAACAAACCGAACTATCCATTATGGACATTGCTTTGCTGTGTGGTTTCAGCAGTCACAGTCATTTAGGCAAATGGTTTCGGCAACAAACAGGAGTCACTCCTAAAATGTACCGCATCAATTTTCGTTGA
- a CDS encoding UDP-N-acetylmuramoyl-tripeptide--D-alanyl-D-alanine ligase encodes MSFHATLDRLVTLLAAKPQHLDDNALASTCTGINTDTRSLKPGDIFVALRGEKFDGHEFVATAIEKGAIAAIVDGHYQGDLPILQVRDTLQAYQQIASWWRSQFHIPVIGVTGSVGKTTTKELIAAVLGTQGNVLKTHANFNNEIGVPKTLLGLDAEHDFAVIEMAMRGKGEIALLTQIARPTIGVITNVGTAHIERLGSEEAIARAKCELLAEMPQDSVAILNYDNSRLISIANIVWQEKTVTYGLEGGDVRGELLDSQTLKVAGLELPLPLPGRHNAVNFLAALAVAQVLQIDWSVLKAGLTVDMPSGRSQRYELANDVVILDESYNAAPEAMLAALQLLAQTPGKRHIAVLGAMKELGERSRELHQKVGAMARQLNLDLLLVLVDSTDAEAIAQSAAGIPVECFATHAELVERLKIGVKAGDRILFKAAHSVGLDRVVEQFRAEFCT; translated from the coding sequence ATGTCTTTCCACGCCACTCTCGATCGCCTCGTTACTCTCTTAGCTGCTAAGCCACAACATCTTGATGACAATGCATTAGCTTCAACTTGTACGGGAATTAACACCGATACGCGCAGCCTCAAGCCTGGTGATATATTTGTGGCTTTGCGCGGGGAAAAGTTCGACGGACATGAATTCGTTGCCACGGCAATTGAAAAAGGTGCGATCGCGGCAATTGTTGACGGACACTATCAAGGGGATTTACCTATATTGCAGGTACGAGATACTCTCCAGGCGTATCAACAAATTGCCTCTTGGTGGCGCAGTCAGTTTCATATTCCCGTCATTGGCGTAACTGGCTCTGTCGGTAAAACCACCACTAAGGAGTTAATTGCGGCTGTCTTGGGAACTCAGGGCAACGTCTTGAAAACTCATGCAAATTTCAACAACGAAATCGGCGTACCCAAAACATTGCTAGGACTAGATGCCGAGCATGATTTTGCCGTGATTGAAATGGCAATGCGAGGAAAAGGCGAAATTGCCCTACTAACTCAAATTGCTCGTCCTACTATTGGTGTCATTACTAATGTCGGCACGGCACATATCGAACGCTTGGGTTCTGAAGAGGCGATCGCCCGGGCAAAATGCGAATTATTAGCTGAAATGCCTCAAGATAGCGTGGCAATTCTCAACTACGATAATTCTCGCTTAATTTCTATTGCTAACATCGTATGGCAGGAAAAAACTGTGACTTACGGTTTAGAAGGGGGAGATGTTCGAGGGGAATTACTCGATTCTCAAACTTTAAAAGTAGCAGGATTAGAGTTACCTTTACCCTTGCCTGGACGACACAATGCCGTCAACTTTTTGGCAGCTCTGGCAGTAGCTCAAGTGTTACAGATCGATTGGTCGGTGCTAAAAGCAGGTTTAACTGTCGATATGCCATCAGGGCGATCGCAACGTTATGAATTAGCAAATGACGTGGTAATCTTAGATGAGAGTTATAATGCTGCACCAGAAGCTATGCTGGCAGCGTTACAACTATTAGCGCAGACACCAGGAAAGCGACACATCGCAGTGTTGGGTGCGATGAAAGAATTAGGAGAGCGATCGCGAGAATTACATCAAAAAGTCGGGGCAATGGCACGGCAGTTGAATTTAGATTTACTGCTGGTTTTGGTAGACAGTACGGATGCAGAAGCGATCGCGCAGAGTGCGGCGGGTATACCTGTAGAATGTTTTGCTACTCATGCAGAATTAGTTGAGCGGTTAAAGATAGGAGTGAAAGCAGGCGATCGCATTTTATTTAAAGCCGCGCATTCCGTAGGTTTGGATCGGGTGGTAGAACAATTTCGAGCGGAGTTTTGCACCTGA
- a CDS encoding DUF4288 domain-containing protein, which yields MRVDSNSGEASLYVAVVLFESSSSVPNDCPLYEECFILIQANSLEEAREKALLYSHQQECSYQNQDKDTITWTCKQIIDVNSVLYDDFGDITEIYARHFRNYEAYCQFEPFLSSEAL from the coding sequence ATGAGAGTTGATAGCAATAGCGGAGAAGCGTCTTTGTACGTTGCTGTGGTTCTATTTGAATCATCATCAAGTGTGCCAAACGATTGCCCTTTATACGAGGAATGTTTTATACTCATTCAAGCCAATTCTTTAGAGGAAGCTAGAGAAAAGGCTTTACTCTACAGCCACCAGCAAGAATGCAGCTATCAAAATCAGGACAAAGACACTATTACTTGGACTTGCAAGCAGATAATTGATGTAAATTCAGTTTTGTACGATGATTTTGGCGACATTACGGAAATCTATGCCCGACATTTTCGTAATTACGAAGCATATTGTCAATTTGAGCCATTTTTATCGAGTGAAGCACTTTAA
- a CDS encoding Crp/Fnr family transcriptional regulator, with the protein MSSLLSTIAIAENLSQQTFKRHDSIPLKSEVLLHIERGVVRTVTWSEEGTVMTLGYWGTGDVVGQPLSNIQPYQVECITSVEVSYVSSYQTERVLGAICQHVQQAEELLSIIRQTNARDRLLQTLLWLARKFARPVERGRLIDLRLTHQEIAEFIGMTRVSVTRLLSQLEQEGIIDRPRRHFIVLLDRQTKFA; encoded by the coding sequence ATGTCATCTCTCTTGTCCACGATCGCCATAGCTGAGAATTTATCTCAGCAGACCTTCAAGCGTCATGACTCAATTCCTCTAAAATCGGAAGTGCTGTTGCATATCGAGCGGGGAGTAGTTCGCACTGTCACTTGGAGTGAGGAGGGAACAGTAATGACATTAGGGTATTGGGGTACAGGTGATGTTGTCGGTCAGCCTTTGTCGAATATCCAACCTTATCAAGTTGAGTGCATTACGAGTGTAGAAGTCAGCTACGTTTCCTCGTATCAAACAGAACGGGTATTGGGGGCAATTTGTCAGCACGTACAGCAAGCAGAAGAATTACTGAGTATTATTCGCCAAACTAATGCCCGCGATCGCTTGCTACAAACGCTACTGTGGTTAGCGCGTAAGTTTGCCCGTCCTGTGGAACGCGGACGGTTAATTGACTTGCGCCTGACTCATCAAGAAATTGCAGAATTTATTGGTATGACTCGCGTATCGGTGACGCGCCTGCTATCTCAGCTCGAACAAGAAGGCATTATCGATCGCCCCCGCCGCCATTTTATTGTCTTATTAGATCGTCAAACCAAATTTGCTTGA
- a CDS encoding Gfo/Idh/MocA family protein — MTNDQIQIGIVGTGYAAKLRAESFGRDERSRVVAITGHTPEKTATFSQTYQAQAVDSWQQLVAREDIDLVVICTINSDHGAIAKAALQSHKHVVVEYPLALDVAEAEEIIALAKSQNRLLHVEHIELLGGLHQALKQYLPQVGSPFYARYSTMNPQRPAPRRWTYNQEMFGFPLCGALSRIHRLTDLFGTVETISCQNRYWGTDPESFFQVCLCTAQIRFTSGAIAEVSYGKGETLWQNERKFEVHADRGGLIFDKDDGVLIQVEETTKIEVGSRRGLFAKDTGMVLDHLQTGAPLYVSPHESLYALKVADAARRSAQMKETIAM; from the coding sequence ATGACCAACGACCAAATTCAAATCGGAATAGTAGGTACTGGCTATGCAGCGAAGTTAAGAGCAGAATCTTTTGGACGAGACGAGCGATCGCGTGTCGTTGCAATTACTGGGCATACTCCTGAAAAGACAGCAACCTTTAGTCAGACGTATCAAGCCCAAGCAGTTGATTCTTGGCAACAGTTGGTAGCACGGGAAGATATCGATCTCGTTGTTATCTGTACGATTAACTCAGATCATGGAGCGATCGCCAAAGCTGCTTTACAAAGCCACAAGCACGTCGTTGTAGAATATCCCTTGGCTTTGGATGTGGCGGAAGCAGAGGAAATTATCGCTCTAGCTAAAAGTCAAAATAGACTTTTGCACGTCGAACATATTGAGTTGCTCGGTGGCTTACACCAAGCCCTAAAACAATATTTACCACAAGTTGGTAGCCCGTTCTACGCCCGTTACAGCACGATGAATCCCCAACGCCCCGCGCCGCGACGTTGGACTTACAATCAAGAGATGTTTGGCTTTCCTCTATGTGGAGCGCTATCGAGAATCCATCGCCTTACAGATTTATTCGGTACGGTTGAGACTATCAGTTGTCAAAATCGTTATTGGGGTACAGATCCCGAGTCATTTTTTCAAGTGTGTTTGTGTACGGCACAAATTCGATTTACTAGCGGAGCGATTGCCGAAGTTAGTTATGGTAAAGGGGAAACTTTGTGGCAAAACGAGCGCAAATTTGAGGTTCACGCTGACCGAGGTGGTTTGATTTTTGATAAGGATGATGGTGTTTTAATTCAAGTAGAGGAAACAACAAAAATTGAAGTTGGTTCGCGACGTGGATTATTTGCTAAAGATACAGGTATGGTATTAGACCATTTACAGACAGGTGCGCCTTTGTACGTGTCTCCACATGAAAGTTTGTATGCTCTGAAAGTTGCAGATGCAGCGCGGCGCTCGGCTCAGATGAAGGAGACGATTGCGATGTAG
- a CDS encoding AmpG family muropeptide MFS transporter: MRSLLQVFQSRKMAALLLLGFASGLPLFLTSRTLQIWMKEANIDLGVIGWFSLVALPYSLKFLWSPVLDRFVPPFLGRRRGWLAITQVGLIVAIAALALQQPAQDVRVLNLLAITALIVSFFSATQDIVGDAYRTDVLKPQELETGASVWVLGYRMALLVTSFLALVLADYLPWQVVYLLMAALMGVGLFTTFWSPQPETDILEERSPPTVKDLVFLIGGGLLISGLLLAVGMGYLPLPIFYWIVAALIVAWLATSFLLPTKSREIATERSPQTLQEAVYLPFQEFFQRQGIGAGILILLFILLYKLGDALVGNMANPFLVDLGFSKSAIGAIQGGMGFLATTVGVLIGGVILTKIGINRALWGFGILQLMSNLGYYALAIAGKNSSLLVIAINIENFCAGLVTVVTVAYLMSLCDRRFTTTQFALFSSLMAMSRDILAGPAGEIAKATGWATFFLLTIVAAIPGLLLLPIVAPWNSKYILPRPGLDEEDWQQL, from the coding sequence ATGCGATCGCTGCTACAAGTTTTTCAAAGTCGCAAGATGGCGGCTTTACTACTGCTAGGTTTTGCTTCGGGTTTGCCTTTGTTTTTAACGAGTCGAACTCTGCAAATCTGGATGAAGGAGGCAAATATTGATTTAGGGGTTATTGGCTGGTTCAGCTTGGTGGCTTTGCCCTATTCTTTAAAGTTTTTGTGGTCGCCTGTATTGGATCGGTTTGTACCCCCTTTTTTGGGGCGTAGGCGGGGGTGGTTGGCGATAACTCAAGTTGGGTTAATTGTAGCGATCGCAGCTTTAGCGTTACAACAACCTGCCCAGGATGTACGAGTATTAAATTTATTGGCAATTACTGCTTTAATTGTGTCTTTTTTCAGTGCGACTCAAGATATCGTCGGTGATGCTTATCGGACTGATGTTCTGAAGCCACAGGAATTAGAAACTGGGGCATCTGTTTGGGTACTTGGCTATCGCATGGCTTTGTTAGTCACGAGTTTTTTAGCTTTAGTTTTAGCCGATTATTTACCTTGGCAAGTCGTGTATTTGTTAATGGCTGCTTTGATGGGAGTCGGACTATTTACAACTTTTTGGTCGCCCCAACCAGAAACCGATATTTTAGAGGAGCGATCGCCTCCTACGGTTAAAGATCTAGTTTTCTTAATTGGAGGAGGCTTATTAATTTCAGGACTCCTCTTAGCAGTAGGGATGGGTTATCTACCTTTGCCGATCTTCTATTGGATAGTCGCAGCCCTAATTGTTGCGTGGTTAGCTACCTCATTTTTATTGCCAACAAAATCTAGGGAAATAGCCACAGAGCGATCGCCACAAACATTACAAGAGGCAGTTTATTTGCCCTTCCAAGAATTTTTTCAGCGTCAAGGAATTGGGGCAGGAATTCTAATTCTACTATTTATCTTGCTTTATAAGTTAGGAGATGCCTTAGTGGGAAATATGGCAAATCCATTTTTAGTAGATTTAGGTTTTAGTAAAAGCGCAATTGGCGCAATTCAAGGAGGAATGGGCTTTTTAGCCACAACTGTAGGAGTATTAATCGGTGGCGTAATTTTAACCAAAATTGGAATAAATCGTGCCTTATGGGGATTTGGAATTCTGCAACTGATGAGTAATTTAGGCTATTATGCCCTAGCGATCGCGGGAAAAAATAGCTCGTTACTAGTCATAGCAATTAACATCGAAAATTTCTGTGCTGGCTTAGTCACAGTCGTAACTGTTGCCTACTTAATGAGCCTGTGCGATCGCCGCTTTACCACAACTCAATTTGCCTTATTTTCGAGTTTAATGGCAATGAGTAGAGATATTTTAGCTGGACCTGCTGGTGAAATTGCCAAAGCAACAGGTTGGGCAACATTCTTTTTACTGACAATAGTTGCTGCCATACCAGGACTGTTACTTTTACCTATCGTTGCCCCTTGGAACTCGAAGTATATATTACCCAGACCAGGACTCGATGAAGAAGACTGGCAACAGTTGTAG
- a CDS encoding GNAT family N-acetyltransferase, whose translation MTQQLLPDYSICPGTNQDRSLLIQFMQESYREIFPEQNFAHLTRTVEQYFSRDTPLWWVEESQNSKFKIQNSKFPDSPVRAGFEQRSIDVSRESFDKPAPTTPDSRQKVACLWVGNAVDQVKGDRHTYIFLLYVKPEHRQRGIGKALMRYLEDWARTKGDRQIGLQVFQSNTLALDLYHKLGYQIQSHWMIKTLEEGSREQGTGSREE comes from the coding sequence GTGACTCAACAGCTACTACCAGACTACTCGATTTGTCCCGGCACGAATCAGGATCGATCGCTACTGATCCAATTCATGCAGGAGAGTTATCGAGAAATCTTTCCCGAACAAAACTTTGCTCATCTCACCCGCACCGTCGAGCAATATTTTTCTAGAGATACACCCCTGTGGTGGGTAGAGGAAAGTCAAAATTCAAAATTCAAAATTCAAAATTCAAAATTTCCCGACTCCCCTGTACGGGCGGGTTTTGAGCAAAGATCTATTGATGTAAGCCGTGAATCTTTTGATAAACCCGCCCCTACGACTCCCGACTCCCGCCAAAAAGTTGCTTGCTTGTGGGTAGGAAATGCCGTAGATCAAGTCAAGGGCGATCGCCATACATATATATTCTTACTCTACGTCAAACCAGAACATAGACAACGAGGTATCGGTAAAGCATTGATGAGATATCTCGAAGATTGGGCGCGGACAAAAGGCGATCGGCAAATTGGTTTACAAGTCTTTCAATCTAATACCCTAGCCTTAGACTTATATCACAAACTAGGCTATCAAATTCAGTCCCACTGGATGATCAAAACCCTAGAGGAAGGGAGCAGGGAGCAGGGAACAGGGAGCAGGGAAGAATAA